The Lachnospiraceae bacterium KM106-2 nucleotide sequence ATAAGGATTTAGATGTTCCTCTAAGGCGCCACCCATTCCCCAAGGCTCTCTTTGTTCCAATTCATACTCCGTACTTTTATTTACCCAATCATAGAGATCGCTCCAGCGTGCAAACTCACCCATAGGAATGCAGTATACCGCATATAATCCGCCTGGCAATTGTCTCTTTTCCAATGGTTCTAATACCTTTTGATCCTCCGGTATCGTTATGTAATATTCATACCCATACAGGTCGCCGGGATACTTAGGACAAGGATTGTTACATCCAAATATCCTCAGATCCGATTTTTTATCTAATAAGTTTTCTTTCTTTACAAATTGATCTAGTTTGGCCATTGCATGCATTTCCGGATCTAATCCGAGATAATGACTACATGCCGTCACCATCGCTGGCAGATGCAGTACTCTTACCTCCTCATCCCTTAAACCATTTAGCTGCTCCTCAACCTTATCTAAATTCTTTTTCCTTTCTTTAGTAAAAGTCAAAGATTCTTTCAATATGGGTAATTTCCCAATCGATTCTAGAATCTCTGACTCATTACTTAAGGCTGCTGCTAGATTTTGATCTACATAAAGTGAGAGCTTATGAATAAGCTCCTCATAAATTGTTTGTAACGTCGTTAACGCCGTAATCGTTTGATTCGTCTCTGTTAAATGTTCCTTAAAGAGAGTCAGCGCTTGTTCTACATCTTGATTCTCTAATAGTGCAGGTATCTCCTTTAATCGAATATTGAGTTTACGTAAGAGCAATATCTGCTGTAACCGCTTTACCTCGCCTTGATCGTAAGTACGATATGCATAATCGTCTTGCTTTCTGCTTCTGATCAAGCCCAGCTCCTCATAGTACCTTAATGTCCTTGTCGATACCCCACACATTTTTGATAAGCTACTGATTGTAACAAGATCCATCTCATCTCTTCCTTTCTTTAAAGACAAATGATAAAGGATGACGTCACGTCAAAGTCAAGTATTCATCGGAATACCACCAGTTTATTTCTTAATTATGACATTTTATCGTCAACCAAATTAATCTTCTGATCCAATTACTTGTTTCATCATACTCTCCGTCTGAAATACCTCTTCGAATAAGAAACACTCGGATAAATACTCCAAATTATCTTCAGAATGTTCTACTTCTTTTGAATAGATTCTGGCTACATCAATTCGATCCTCTACCGTAAATGCATTCCCATTCTTAACAAAGCGCACTATATCCATATCACGGATCATAAGAAAACTTGCTGCTGCAAATTTTACCTTTGCTAATACATTGGAATCATAAACTGCCTTCATAAAATATCGGAAGATAAAATACACCATCAAGTTCTCATATTCATATTCTCTTTCTCGATAATGACTCATAAAGTCTTTTAGACTCTGAGCATATTCTTGAGTCTCAAAAAATGCTTTTACCTCATCATAGTAAGTTCTCCACTCTTCATCTAAGATCTCCATACCGGCAAATAACTCCATTCTCTCCTCAAACGCCAGTTTTAGTTCCTCTTCGATAGCAGGATTTACTTCGATCGCTCTTTGCTTCCCTAATAGAATGTCGCCATAATTGTGTACCAGTTCTTCGATCTCTTCTGGTGTATCATGTTTGATCAGTTCTTGTAGTTCCGTTGCAAATGCAATTAAAAGACTGATTCTCTCTTCAATCTTTCTCTCTCTCCACTGAACGATCTGAATTGCCATATCTCTTGCATCCTGAAAATAAGATGCCATTCCCTTTTCTTCCTCTGTTTCATCCTCATCTTCATCATAGTATTCCGGAATCTCCGTTTCCAGAAAGGATGCTTTATGATCATCTAAGAAGATCAGTCTCCCTGCTTCCTCGCAAGATAATCCAAGACATTTCTCTCTCGTATGATCATACTCAAGAGTAAAACGTGGATACTCCGTACAAATCTCACAAAGGGAACTTTCCCCCAATTCAATGCAGATATCACATAGATTATCCTTATTAAGTAATGGACAGCGACCACCTTTTTGTAAAATAAAGCTTGGCTCCTCGCTGTTCATTATCTTAGAACGAAGTCGATCTCCAAATTCTCCTTCTACGGTCTTGTAATAATCATACGTATCTTCATCAATATCTATCTCCCAGCCGATGCAGCAGCTATCTTTACAGCGATCGGCTAAGCATTTGAATTGTTCATAATAATCGGGTACTCTAAGTATCATGTTCTGATGCTCCTTTTTTCAACAGTATCGTACCATTTAGAATAACTCTTTTCTCCTCTTTTGGCAATCCTTTCGCAATCGCAATAATGCTTCATCCTTTCTCTTACACTCTAACATTACATAACAATCGCGTATTGTAGTTTTCATAATCGCTTCTTCCATCTTTTCATAATCCTCTACCGCTACATAATCACTATGTGCATGTTTCTTTCCTTCCTTATCACTAGATAGATGAAACTTCGGATAACGATCACCCCATGTAGGGATCACCTTCTTCACACAATCCTCATAAGAATAGATTCCCGGATTCCATTCATAATGCTTATTATCAAAAACAATGGGAATTCCAATCTTTTCATGTACTTTCAGACATTCATCAACGGTAAACGAAACGTGATCATTTTCTAATACCAAATAAGACTTTGTATTTTCTTGAAATCGTCCAAAATTTTTACAAAAGACATCAATCGCCTCTTCTACCGTATCATATCCGCCTTTCATACCCAGATGAAGGGTAATGTTCGGAATTTTATCTAATTCCATCACTTCAAACATATCTGCAAATAAATTCAAAGAATGAATGGTACGCTCCACAACATCTTCTTTCTTCGAATTTAATACAAAATATTGGGATGGATGGGTGGATAGCTGCATCTGGAACTGATTCGCTATCTCCCCTACTTTCTTTAGTTCCTCTTTCACATCACTCACTTTATAATAATCAAGATCGATCTGAGGAAGGAGCTGTTCCGAAAGCCGATAAGCATAAATATCCTCTCTTTCATTTGCATATAACAATCGGGCAAGATCAAGAACATTCTCTCTGGCCTTGTCTAACAAATAGGGCTTTCTCTTCTCATAATCCATCTTTTCTAAATACGTTTTCGTAGAAGCACGATTACATCTTATTTCTGGATGAAGCATGGTCACACAACAATATCCTAAATTAATTGCCATATTAATACACCTTTCTAATTTATATCTATTTTTTTTGATCTTTTGTGCTATAATGAGGTGGGTTATAAAATGTGTTTTTAACACATCGTACTAAGGAGGAGTCCGTTTTGGAAAACGTTCACAAAAGAAATCTTATTATTATTTGGGGGTGCATTCTTGCACTCGCTACAACCACGATAGGAGGATACGGATTATGTCCTGTTGCATATAAGGGGATTGCAACGTTAGTGGTCACAGGGATTATCTGCTCCATCATTTACAAACTAAGCATTGATGATACAAAAAAAGCGCTTACACTTGTATTATTACCATCCTATGCTATTCTAATTTATTCTTGGATCGTAGGTGGAAACTCAACGGCGTTTGAGGCTACATATGTAACACTAGGTATGGCAGCCGGTTACTTTAACCGAAAGATCATCAAACTCTTTACCATTCCTTTTATCATCGTAACTAGTATTGTAAGTCTACTCGATTACAAAATATTATCTGATTTTTCACTTATTGGTGCAGTAACTAGAATCATTATCTTTACAGCAACAAGTATTTTAATCTATATTGGTACCGTATACGGAGAAGAGAAGATCAAACAAGTACGAGAGACTCTTCAGACGATTGACGCAAATCGAGACCTTGCACACAAAGTTTCAAATAATTTAAATGATCAAGTACAGCACTCGTTGGATGCTGTCAACAATGTCACCGAACAATCGAATATGATCACGGAATCTACAGAACAGATTTCACATGTCGTAGAAGAAAATAGCAATGCCTTTTTGAGTGTTAGTAAGAAGATCAAAACGACATTAGATCAAGTGAATCAGAATTATGAAAATGCTTCTAAATTAGAACAGAGCTTCCATAGCGTTAACGATGCTGTTACAAATGGAAACGAGAAAGCCGCAACCGTTAAAACCTCTATGAATCAAATGGCAGGTCAGGTTGGCAGTGCCAAAGAAGCTACCGTTGCATTACTCGATCAGATGGATAACATCCAAAATATTTTATCTGAAATCACATCCATTGCAGAGCAAACAAATCTTCTCTCTCTAAACGCTTCCATTGAAGCCGCTCGCGCAGGTGAGCAAGGACAAGGATTTGCTGTTGTCGCCAATGAGATACGTTCTTTATCTGAAGGAAGTAAAAATGCTGCTGATCACATTCAGGAAATCTTGACTTCATTAGCATCCTTAACTCAAGATGTTACCGATAAAATATCGGCTGGTGCCAATGCAGCTGTACAGAGTGAAGATGATATCACAGAACTCTTAGGAGTCCTACACATGATCGATTCCTCTACAAGTGAAGCAACGAAAGTTGTCTCAAATGAATTCAAAATTATCGAGTCAATTCGCGATCAATATAATGACATTAATACAGAAGTGGAATCTGTTGCCGCAACTTCTGAGGAAAATACCGCAATGATCATTACGATCAACGAAAGTGTATTAGCTCAGACAGAGGCAATTCATAAATTATCTGAGTCCATTAAAGAGATGAAAGAATCTTCAGATAAACTTTCAGAAAGTATTTAATTATAATTACAAAGCAAAAATAGCTTACAATCCTTTTACCGATTGTAAGCTATTTTTTACTCTTCGTTTGTAATCATATAATAAGTGAATGCACTATAAACGGCATCCTCTGATTCATAGCGAATTGATATTCGATTTGTCCCGCTATAAAGTTCTTTTGTAGAAAATGTAATGGTCTCATTCTCCATACAAGGAGTGACCACCTTACTCTTTAAGAAATTTCCAACCATAACCTTATATGGTTTCAACACAGTTCCATCCATTGTCTTGATATTCTCTGTGATCACAACTTTCTCCCCTATGATCTTTGCTAATCCAACTACAATGAATTGTTCTTTCACGCTAACTGTCTTTAGTGCTTTTAGATTACCAAGGACTGAAATATCACAAATCTCATTATTGTCTAGCTGCAACTCCCTCAAATTAACGGCCGACTGTAATCCTTCTAAATTTGTGATACGCTTTCCTTCTGCATGCAAAGATGTCAGTTTAAGCATATCCTCACTGGTAATCTCCTCTTCACTTAAGCTGAGCGCATTCTTAATAGCTGCTTTTAAACGTTTATCTGGTATTATTACCATTTCTACTAAATCAATCACTCATTCACACCTTAACCTTATTTCTTATTTTTGTCCCCGTTTGCTAAATGCTGATAAAACGAAATCTAGCTGCCAAATATTTATTCCCTCAGTAAATATCCGACAGCTAGACTAATAGCCTTTACAATTATATAATTATAATGCTTCCTTTGTAGACCATGACATCGTAACCCAAAAGGTATCGATGTCATCTCTACGTATATGTGAGTTTATACTCCCCAGGTTGTGTGACGAATCTGTATGACCATTTTCTAATATCTTAATCATAGATAATCTCCCTCAAATATCTATCATTGCTATCGAAACAGCGAGAAAATATGAGAATAATGATAGAAAGGATTTAGATTGGCTTCCCAGTTCCTATGTAAAATCCATTTCTATAACAGATAAAAAATGAACTGCCAGAGTAGTACATGCAGAAGATTATGATTTATGCATCCCTGCCATCCCCAATCTCTCCCTCAAAAGTTGGTTCCTGCATTTCGTGCGGAGCATAGATATATTTTGATTCAAACGTAAGCACTTACCCTCATGGCTTAAGCTTGTATCAATATAAAAAAAGTCACTCCTGCGAAAGAGCGACTTGAATAAACATTAGAATTCTTCTAACATAACAAAAAGTATAAGTACTCTTTGGCAACTGGCTGACATGATGTAAGATTATCTTACATTTTAGTCCCTATAGCTTTGCGTCACCAGATTTCTCTGGCTATGCCTATTTAGTTGTTCAAATGTATTCTATCAAAAAATTCATCACTTGTATACCGGAAATTTATACCATATCATATTTTTTTACATTCTCTTAAGTATTCTTCCCATATTTCAACATTATAATGTTCTGGTTGCATACGGATCGCACGCTCCAATGTAGAAATAATATTCTTTAGTCGTTCCTCATCCATCTCGTCGATTTCTTCTGGTTCTCCATCTTCATTATAGTAAACAGAGAAATCAATATCGTCATAATCTAACTCATCTGCAAATATATTCATTTCGTTTCCTTTCCACCGTCGTTCTTACATATCCACACTGTTCTTTAACACATACTCTGTTGCATAACAGATGATCACCAAAATAGCAGGAATTATGATTGTCGTTTTAACGATTGTTGTATTCATAAAATAAGCAATAGCAAATAGACTGCCCAAAATCATACAGCAGATCAGCCATGTCACCAAAAATCGTAATACCTTATTTTTAATTCTAGGTGTTTCGAATGCATTCCGACACACAAGTTCAACTACAACATTTGCAAGAATCACATACAATACAAAATTAAGGAGATCCCCATTAGATAAACGAAATTGTAGCAAGTCGATCTTTTCTGCCAGGTTAAGCAAAACCTGTTTTATAATTGTTATCACCATGATGATCCAGACACAACTAAGTAATAAGGATACTCTCCCATAAATCTTCTGCTTTTTAGTCAATTGTGGAACCTCACATACTACGGAATCGCAGAACTCTTTATAATCATCGCCTATGATCTGTTCGATCGTATCTCCTCGTTCCTGACCATCTAATATCATCTGAGTAATATCAAAACGGATCTTTTCCTGGTTATACTCTGTTATTTGCTTTCCTCTTAAATATACAATGATATTCGTTAGTGCTTCTTGATTCTCTTCTTTTATCTGTTTATCTAAACGATTATTCTCTTTTAACAGCTTCTTTGTCTTTTTATTCATGCTCACGTCCTCCAATCACTTGATCAACCGCTTCTGTCATTGCTAGATAACTATCCTCGAATTCTTTTATCTTCATCTTTCCTTCTTCCGTAATTGAGAAATATTTTCTCTTCGGTCCAGAACTTGATTGACGATAAGTTGCTTTGATACAGTTATTTTTTTCTAATCTGAGTAGAATAGGGTAAATCGTTCCCTCTGATATCATTCCAAACCCATAACGGCTCAGCATCTCTGATATTTCATAACCATAGGTCTCGTTCTTCTCAATAATAATTAGAATAACACCCTCCAACATCCCTTTTAACATTTGTGTTGATATCAAATGATCACTCCTTTCTAGTATTATGTATTGCAAAGTACTACTATAATGTATTGCATAATAGTGAAATTGTCAACTACTTTTAGTCTATTTTACATAATATAAACAAATTCTTGACTCAATCTTTACAATCTTCGCTTACGATAACTGCAAAATACTGATACAAAGGAGATCCCTCATGAACCAAAGAAAAACAATTGCTATGCAGTTTAGAAAAATTAATCGTCTGATCGGAATTACAATCTTTTTACTCATCGCAATCTATACCGGTGTCTTGTTTTTGATCAAATCTCAGCTCAGTGATTTCTATCACCAATCCTTTTACGTTGTTACGGAGACTTCAGCTCTCTGCTCTGAATTAGAGAGTATGGAAAATGATATGTACAAAGCGCTTTTGTTACAGAACGATTCCTCCCTAACCTTATTAGAATCCTCAAATAAAACGCTTTCCACACTTCAAAAAGAAGTTACTTTACTGAGCAGTCAGTCTGCTGAATATCAAAAATGGCTCACCGCCCTTAATAACTCAATGAAACTATGGGTTCCTCTCCACCAAGATATGATCAAAAGTTGCAAGAATGAAGATTACCAAATGACCGCTCAAATCTTTAATAATCAATATAAGTTGTTACTCGATGAAGGGAAAAAATCTCTTCAATCTATTAAGCAGAAAGCACTTACTAGTTCTTCCGCTTACTATGCACGAATTGAACAACTCCAGCTTGCAAGCATCCTCTGCGTAAGTATCGGTGCCCTGATCGGAATATTCGCCGTCTTTACCTTTATCAAACGTTTGAAAAACTCAATCCTGCCTCCACTCCAATCACTCACGGAGCTAGCATCCTCTTATGGAAAAGGTCAGCTAAGGGGACAGCAGAATTTTCATTCTGATAACGAATTTGGCTTACTGGCTCAGACTATGGAACAAATGGCCCAACAGATCTATCGTATTCTTTCAGATATCGAATCCGTAACCAGCGCATTTACCAATCGAAATTTGAATGCCGAAATCTCCGAAAACTATGATGGCGACTTTTATTTAATCCAGACTGCATTAGAACAACTCTCACAATCGATCAAATCACCGATCAAGCAGATGGAGACTTGTTCAAACGATCTCATTCATTCTGCTTCTACTTTAAGCAATAGCTCGGAACATTTATTAGGCTTATGTGTAGAGCAATCAGACGAGACCGTAAAGCTTCAGCACACACTAGAAGCACTTTCTGATCGAATCACACAAAATCTAGACACCAATAATCATCTTCTAGTATTCATGCAAAACTGCACCAAGAAGGGAGATCAAGGTCAAGAGGATATGAAAGAACTTATGGAATCTGTATCTGCCACCGTTGATCTTTCTGCAAATATCCAGTCCATTCTCAGTCAACTCCAAAAGATTGCAAAAACAACCAAACTACTTGCATTAAATGCTTCTATCGAAGCTGCCAGAGCTGGCGATCAAGGAAATAGTTTTCATGTAGTTGCTGAACAGATCAGTACTCTTGCTGAAGAAAGCACTACGATCGCCTCTAAAGCAAATCAATTTATCAGTGATTCCTTAGTTCAGATGGAACGATGTCAAGAAACTGCTTTTTCTACCAATCGCTCCTTAAGAGATTTAAACGATGAAATACAGACTATTTTTAGCAGGATGCAGTCTGCTGCCGACTCACTTCGTCTTGGCGTTGATGACATCGGTCAGGTAACAAATGGTCTTTCGACTATTACGGATAAAACAGAAGAGACTGTTCTTTCCGCTAGAAAAAACCAGTCTCTTTCTTCTTCCTTGCAATCTCAAGCTGATGCTCTTACTGACATCGTAGGACAATATCAATTGTAATTCTTATCATTCAAAGCGATACAAGGAAGTCTCTTTCTTCTGAAACCGCTCATAGGCGATCAATGCAAGAAGTGCTTGCTCGCTTGCTATCTCATTGGAGACATTTTCTTCTGTCTCCAATCGTGAATGAGCAAACCCTCCATCTTCATTTCGATACTGTAATAAGCCATCCAATGCCGTTTTACCACTTTTTACGAATCTCTGATCATCTTCTGGATCAATTCCTAGTGCCGTCAATGCAATTATTACTTGTGCTGTGCTTTCAGAACTCTGAAGCGAGACATCACCAAAATCTCCATTTGTCGTCTGCTTTCTACTTAAAAATATAAGTGCACGACTGACCGCCTCTTTTACATTTTGTTGTTTCTTATAAGGGGCAAGGGCACAAAGAGCCATGGCTGTAATATCAATATCTTCTTCAAACTCTGTCAGACCAAATGCACCACTTTTCTTCTGTGCGGATAAAACTGCATTTATCATTTCTTCTCTTGTCTCATAGGCATCGTCCGGCACCTCATAAGATCTAGAATCTAGTAAGATCAAAGCCCAGATATATCCGTTCAATCCCTGCGTATCCAAAGGAGCGGTATATCCTCGATTATATGTGCCATCTCCAAGAAAATCCATAGTATCAAAACTCTTGATATCTTCTCCTAATGCTGACAAAGTAAGACCGATCCGGTGCCACTCCGTAGCTTTTCTCTCATCTAACGTATTATTCTCTTCATAAGAACGCTTCACATGCTGGACTAATCTGGTCGCATAACCGCTATAATCATCGGATAACTGACTTCTTGCAATTCCAAATGCAAACCAATCCACTGTTGAGGTTCCTGCATAATTTAGAAATTCATCCTGCATCAAATCCTGATCAGTTGCAATTCCCATAGTTGTCTTCTTCCAATTTACAATCTCTTCGATCATTTTCTGATATACTGATTTCCTATGAAAAGCAAAAGAAAGGAATATGAAAAGCACTGATAGCAGGATAAAAATGATACCTCCAACTCTTAGTTTCTTCTTCACGTTATGCGTCCTTTCCTAAGCAAAGGGTATATTTTAATAGAATCCGATCTCCCGACTGAATTGAATGGTCACTCATTCCTACTCCGGCATAAACTCCGTTTACACAATATCTCCATCCAGAAAACTTAGTAAAATCAAATTCACCAAGACTGTCCTCCAAATATTTGTTCTCACGGAACTTCACTCCATTGTCATCAAGAATCTCTTTTACCCGATCCGATAACGAAACCTTGCTAATCATATGCCCTTTTTTTATCCTTGCCAGATAGAAATCACTTTCCAGACTTCCCGTATGGGAATAAGTGTACCCAGCCTGATTCAGCCCTCTTACAACAGCATGGGCGGCACTTTCTCCTTCGTAATAAGGGACTTTCAGATTCGATACCAAGGTTCCATTTCCAATCACACTGGCATCAATAGATAATAAGATACTGCCAACGGGTACTCGTGTCGGTACAACTGTTGGACTTGGTGTCATTGTCGGTGCAACGGTTTCTTGTGATGGATTGGTTGATGGCTGCAATGATGGTTTTGATGATTCTATTGTACTTTGCTGAGGTGATTTTGTCTCCGTAATAGCATCTTTAGAACTCTCTTCCTGAACTGAAACATTTACTGACCCCGGCTGCTTTGTTACCGTTATGTCACCAGCAAACGGAGACGCTTTTACCGTCTCCGTTCCTTTCTTATTGGATGTAAGATCCTTTTGTGCTGTTACCTTTTCTTTCTCTTTTTCTGATGGAACCTGATTCTTAGAATTGACTTTAGCTTCATTTGCTGGACTTTTTGTTTGCTTTCCATTTGGCTGATTGGAAACCGTATTCTGAACTGGACTCTCACTTACTATCACAGATTCAGTTTTATTCTTGCTCTCAGAATTTGCAACGGTTTGATCATCCAATCGAATCCATAAGAGCGAGATACCAAAGATCAGCATCAAAGTTATCCCACCCCATATTAGGCGTATCTTTTTGTTGTTCATACCAAACCTCGTTTTCTACCAGAACTTAATCTTTCTTTTTCTTAATGTAAAATAAAGTCCTCCCGATACAGACGATACGCCGACTGTCGTTACTGCAACTTTCATCGGTGTACTAAATGGAGTCTTTTTTTGTACACTCTGCTGCTGTCTTATCACAGTCGCTTTCTTATCATTCCCGCTATTATCCTTCTTAGGAGTGTGTTCTTCGCTTATTGCATCAATTGTTTCCTCACGATTCTGATTCTCTTCTTCCGTTTCTGATACTTCTGATAATATATTATTTGGTGATGTCGTATTATGACTTACTTGTTCTATCACTGGTTTCTGTGTTAGAGTTGGCTCGCTCTTAGGAACCGTCAGATTCCCATTAGACTCCGTACTCTCTTCTTTCTTCTGAGACTCTTCCTTTGCCGGCTGCTTTTCTGGTACTGGTGTAACCATTTGTTCCGGTGTCGGCTCTGGCATCGGTGTCTTCTCAGCTTCAGGAGTAACATCTGTCTCAGGTTTTACTTGTGGTTCTTGATTCTCTTCCTGTTCCGGATCATCCTCTGGTTCTGGTTTCATCTCTGGACTTGGCTTCACCTCTGGTTCTGGCTTTAGTTGTGGTTCAGTCACCGGACGTTCCGTTCGTACCATACCAAAGGAATAAATATTAAAAGCTTTTTTCGCTTTCTTCATTTCTTGATATGCAACTAATGCTCGAAATCCTTGTTCTGTAGCCATAGCATTGGCTTTCGTATCACTTTCCTTCCACTTAAATCCACTGTGATCACTCATAGCATAAGCAAGAAGAGCTTCCAATGCACTTGTGCCATCTTTACAAAAACGAGGATCTGTATCTGCATCGATTCCTAACGCTGATAACGCCACGATCACCATGGACGCTGAATTAGAATTATCATTATCTCCGCTTGCATAGGCCCCTCCCTCTCGCTGTTCTGTAGAAAGGAAATTGATTGCTTTCTCAACTGCGTTTACAAGAGCAGAATCGGCATTTTCTGCAAAATAATAAGTTGATAATGCATGCACAGCCATTGCTGTCATATCTACATCTCCGGTTCTTCCCATAAAAGAGAATCCACCATCTGACTTTTGTTCCGCCAATAATAACTTAAGAATTTCTTCTTTGCTTTGTAATGCCTTTTCATGTTCTCTATATTGCCCTGATTCATAAGCATTTAAGGCAAAGATCAAACTATTAACTAGCTCATCTTCCATATCGATCTGACCTAGTTCTTCTATGGCATCATACCACTTGCCCTGATACTGAATATTTGCTGCATCTACCCCGATTGCACTTAATGCGATAATATGTTTCTCTAAATCAGTCGAGTAGTTGCTTGAATCCTTTGTCATCAATAATTCTACTGTATTCTGAACCAACTGTTCTTTGGCAGTTAGAGAATCCACTTTACCATAGGCGGTCATATCAATAATTACAAATGGATCTGCATCATCGAGGTACATATCGGCGATCTGATCCTTTAACTGATCAACATCAACGGTAACTTCCACTTTTGGCTTTCTTAATACCGGATAACCGCCTTCATTCTGATACCACTTTTTGTTCTTTCCACGATTCGCGTTCAATAGAGTTACAAAAGGCTCACTTTGCATCTCTTCTGTTGTTTTAGCAGTAGCAAAATTTTCATAAGCATCTTTATTAAAGACATTTCTATCGTAATAAACATAAGATCCATTTGATGCATTTCCCATAGCAACTGCATAATTCCTTTTACTTGTACCAGATACATAACAATTCGTTATCTTTCCATTCTGGTTATCGCCCGCTAACAAACCAGATCGATACGCCCAGCTAGGTGATAGTGTACCGATTGCATAACTATTTTCAATCGTTCCTTTATTAACACCAGTCAGGAACCCGATATCCGTTGGAAAAGCATTACATTCCACATCACCTTTGATTCCGATGTTCTTAATGGTTCCGGATGAAACTGCGAACATACCAACCAAAAACTCTTTTCCTGTATACTTCAGCTTAAAATTACGGATCTCATATCCATTACCATCTAAAACTCCAGTAAAAGGTAGATCTTTATTTCCGATCACATCCCAATTCTTCGTAAGTTCAATATGATTTGTCAGGACATAGTGGCCCCCCATATCATTCTTAATAGCACGTAACTCTTCTTCCGTACTAATATATTGAGTCGTTACCTCTTCCTCTGGTGTCTCTTGCTTCATTGTCAGTTTGGGATAACCATCTTCCCCTTTGATCCATACAATGCCAGTCTGATCTTGATTTAGAACTGCAAGAAACTGCTCTGATTGCATTTCTTTGGTTGTCTTTCCGATTGTATCCTTTTGTAATTCTCCTTCATACAAAGAGGTATTCGTATAGAAATGTTTTAGATTTACGATCGTTGAATTTCCAAAGATATCAACACCTTTCACCGCACTATAACAATATCTACCGATCCCCTTATCATAAATTCCT carries:
- a CDS encoding UV-endonuclease UvdE yields the protein MAINLGYCCVTMLHPEIRCNRASTKTYLEKMDYEKRKPYLLDKARENVLDLARLLYANEREDIYAYRLSEQLLPQIDLDYYKVSDVKEELKKVGEIANQFQMQLSTHPSQYFVLNSKKEDVVERTIHSLNLFADMFEVMELDKIPNITLHLGMKGGYDTVEEAIDVFCKNFGRFQENTKSYLVLENDHVSFTVDECLKVHEKIGIPIVFDNKHYEWNPGIYSYEDCVKKVIPTWGDRYPKFHLSSDKEGKKHAHSDYVAVEDYEKMEEAIMKTTIRDCYVMLECKRKDEALLRLRKDCQKRRKELF
- a CDS encoding methyl-accepting chemotaxis protein, with the protein product MENVHKRNLIIIWGCILALATTTIGGYGLCPVAYKGIATLVVTGIICSIIYKLSIDDTKKALTLVLLPSYAILIYSWIVGGNSTAFEATYVTLGMAAGYFNRKIIKLFTIPFIIVTSIVSLLDYKILSDFSLIGAVTRIIIFTATSILIYIGTVYGEEKIKQVRETLQTIDANRDLAHKVSNNLNDQVQHSLDAVNNVTEQSNMITESTEQISHVVEENSNAFLSVSKKIKTTLDQVNQNYENASKLEQSFHSVNDAVTNGNEKAATVKTSMNQMAGQVGSAKEATVALLDQMDNIQNILSEITSIAEQTNLLSLNASIEAARAGEQGQGFAVVANEIRSLSEGSKNAADHIQEILTSLASLTQDVTDKISAGANAAVQSEDDITELLGVLHMIDSSTSEATKVVSNEFKIIESIRDQYNDINTEVESVAATSEENTAMIITINESVLAQTEAIHKLSESIKEMKESSDKLSESI
- a CDS encoding transcriptional regulator, PadR family, with protein sequence MISTQMLKGMLEGVILIIIEKNETYGYEISEMLSRYGFGMISEGTIYPILLRLEKNNCIKATYRQSSSGPKRKYFSITEEGKMKIKEFEDSYLAMTEAVDQVIGGREHE
- a CDS encoding methyl-accepting chemotaxis protein codes for the protein MNQRKTIAMQFRKINRLIGITIFLLIAIYTGVLFLIKSQLSDFYHQSFYVVTETSALCSELESMENDMYKALLLQNDSSLTLLESSNKTLSTLQKEVTLLSSQSAEYQKWLTALNNSMKLWVPLHQDMIKSCKNEDYQMTAQIFNNQYKLLLDEGKKSLQSIKQKALTSSSAYYARIEQLQLASILCVSIGALIGIFAVFTFIKRLKNSILPPLQSLTELASSYGKGQLRGQQNFHSDNEFGLLAQTMEQMAQQIYRILSDIESVTSAFTNRNLNAEISENYDGDFYLIQTALEQLSQSIKSPIKQMETCSNDLIHSASTLSNSSEHLLGLCVEQSDETVKLQHTLEALSDRITQNLDTNNHLLVFMQNCTKKGDQGQEDMKELMESVSATVDLSANIQSILSQLQKIAKTTKLLALNASIEAARAGDQGNSFHVVAEQISTLAEESTTIASKANQFISDSLVQMERCQETAFSTNRSLRDLNDEIQTIFSRMQSAADSLRLGVDDIGQVTNGLSTITDKTEETVLSARKNQSLSSSLQSQADALTDIVGQYQL
- a CDS encoding transcriptional activator tipA translates to MDLVTISSLSKMCGVSTRTLRYYEELGLIRSRKQDDYAYRTYDQGEVKRLQQILLLRKLNIRLKEIPALLENQDVEQALTLFKEHLTETNQTITALTTLQTIYEELIHKLSLYVDQNLAAALSNESEILESIGKLPILKESLTFTKERKKNLDKVEEQLNGLRDEEVRVLHLPAMVTACSHYLGLDPEMHAMAKLDQFVKKENLLDKKSDLRIFGCNNPCPKYPGDLYGYEYYITIPEDQKVLEPLEKRQLPGGLYAVYCIPMGEFARWSDLYDWVNKSTEYELEQREPWGMGGALEEHLNPYGYYKENERKEGFKQLDLMIPIKKR
- a CDS encoding lysine-N-methylase — translated: MILRVPDYYEQFKCLADRCKDSCCIGWEIDIDEDTYDYYKTVEGEFGDRLRSKIMNSEEPSFILQKGGRCPLLNKDNLCDICIELGESSLCEICTEYPRFTLEYDHTREKCLGLSCEEAGRLIFLDDHKASFLETEIPEYYDEDEDETEEEKGMASYFQDARDMAIQIVQWRERKIEERISLLIAFATELQELIKHDTPEEIEELVHNYGDILLGKQRAIEVNPAIEEELKLAFEERMELFAGMEILDEEWRTYYDEVKAFFETQEYAQSLKDFMSHYREREYEYENLMVYFIFRYFMKAVYDSNVLAKVKFAAASFLMIRDMDIVRFVKNGNAFTVEDRIDVARIYSKEVEHSEDNLEYLSECFLFEEVFQTESMMKQVIGSED